In Arsenicicoccus sp. oral taxon 190, the following are encoded in one genomic region:
- a CDS encoding glycosyltransferase, with the protein MASSADDRAVGVVIPAKDEADRIAATISAVADLPRVDLVVVVDDGSHDDTQTVARDAGAMVARHARNRGKAAALETGAAVVARRDAQEGRAGDLRRLLLFVDADLESSAAAVGVLVDPVAAGDADMSVAVLPAQRTAGGGRGMVVRLAREGIEELTGWTATQPLSGMRCLTREAFEGASPLARGWGVETAMTIDVLDAGLRVVEVPCELHHRVSGADWRGQLHRADQYKDVLRALAVRRLRRRLGR; encoded by the coding sequence ATGGCGAGCAGCGCCGACGACCGGGCGGTCGGGGTCGTCATACCGGCCAAGGACGAGGCCGACCGCATCGCCGCCACGATCAGCGCCGTGGCCGACCTGCCGCGCGTCGACCTGGTGGTGGTCGTCGACGACGGGTCGCACGACGACACCCAGACCGTCGCGCGCGACGCCGGAGCGATGGTGGCCCGCCACGCCCGCAACCGCGGCAAGGCGGCCGCCCTGGAGACGGGCGCCGCCGTCGTCGCGCGCCGTGACGCCCAGGAGGGGCGGGCGGGGGACCTGCGCCGGCTGCTGCTCTTCGTGGACGCGGACCTGGAGTCCTCCGCCGCGGCCGTCGGCGTGCTCGTGGACCCGGTCGCCGCCGGCGACGCGGACATGTCCGTCGCCGTCTTGCCCGCGCAGCGCACCGCCGGCGGCGGCCGGGGCATGGTCGTGCGGCTGGCGCGGGAGGGGATCGAGGAGCTGACGGGGTGGACCGCCACCCAGCCGCTGTCGGGGATGCGCTGCCTGACCCGGGAGGCGTTCGAGGGCGCGAGCCCGCTCGCCCGCGGCTGGGGCGTCGAGACCGCCATGACGATCGACGTCCTCGACGCCGGGCTCCGGGTGGTCGAGGTGCCGTGCGAGCTGCACCACCGCGTGTCCGGCGCCGACTGGCGCGGCCAGCTGCACCGGGCCGACCAGTACAAGGACGTGCTGCGGGCGCTCGCCGTCCGCCGGCTGCGCCGCCGCCTCGGCCGCTGA
- a CDS encoding DUF5926 family protein: protein MGKASRRKGDTKKSRPAPFVRRPFEGIEGETDLVAMREIVPAATATLRLREPAGEVSTATVCTVLPMAWPGLRRADGEVLVGLQSGSASSDASRDLAQVLLAATTTEPGNPVVALPLATAETPRLQDLLDTTAPLDLQVHEGFDFWVAQEDLDEEGKASLDRANESAIPTVKLDGVTSAYWCLIGERAYVRQVLPDDEDAATDALARLHARGESALTEGHRLLGAFRACGLLIPVWEVDPEAEPSSWADAVQDMQRRYAGALAAAEPLTTDERRARSGLLSRQITLR from the coding sequence ATGGGTAAGGCATCGCGTCGCAAGGGCGACACCAAGAAGTCCCGTCCCGCGCCGTTCGTCCGGCGCCCCTTCGAGGGGATCGAGGGCGAGACGGACCTGGTCGCGATGCGGGAGATCGTGCCCGCGGCCACCGCGACGCTGCGGCTGCGCGAGCCGGCGGGCGAGGTGAGCACCGCGACGGTGTGCACCGTGCTGCCGATGGCGTGGCCGGGCCTGCGCCGCGCCGACGGCGAGGTGCTCGTGGGGCTGCAGTCCGGCTCGGCCAGCAGCGACGCGAGCCGGGACCTGGCCCAGGTGCTGCTCGCCGCCACCACCACCGAGCCCGGCAACCCGGTCGTCGCGCTGCCGCTCGCCACCGCCGAGACCCCCCGGCTGCAGGACCTGCTCGACACCACCGCGCCGCTGGACCTGCAGGTCCACGAGGGCTTCGACTTCTGGGTCGCGCAGGAGGACCTCGACGAGGAGGGCAAGGCGTCCCTGGACCGGGCCAACGAGAGCGCGATCCCCACCGTCAAGCTCGACGGCGTGACCTCGGCCTACTGGTGCCTGATCGGTGAGCGCGCCTACGTGCGCCAGGTCCTGCCGGACGACGAGGACGCCGCCACCGACGCGCTCGCCCGGCTCCACGCCCGCGGCGAGAGCGCGCTCACCGAGGGGCACCGGCTGCTCGGCGCCTTCCGGGCGTGCGGGCTGCTCATCCCGGTGTGGGAGGTCGACCCCGAGGCGGAGCCGAGCTCCTGGGCCGACGCGGTGCAGGACATGCAGCGGCGCTACGCCGGGGCGCTGGCCGCGGCCGAGCCGCTGACCACCGACGAACGCCGGGCCCGGTCGGGCCTGCTCAGCCGCCAGATCACCCTGCGCTGA